A single region of the Oreochromis niloticus isolate F11D_XX linkage group LG19, O_niloticus_UMD_NMBU, whole genome shotgun sequence genome encodes:
- the myo6b gene encoding myosin VIb isoform X3, with translation MEDGKPVWAPHPTDGFQLGTITDIGADTLTIEPLNQKGKTFLAPMNQVFPAEDDVNKHVDDNCSLMYLNEATLLNNVRVRYSKDHIYTYVANILIAVNPYFDIPKLYGPDAIKSYQGKSLGTLPPHVYAIADKTYRDMKVLKMSQSIIVSGESGAGKTENTKFVLRYLTTSYGSGQDIDERIVEANPLLEAFGNAKTVRNNNSSRFGKFVEIHFNSKNAVVGGFVSHYLLEKSRICMQSNEERNYHIFYRLCAGASEDLKKKLHLDSPDNFRYLNRGCTRYFASKDSDKQIMQNRKSPEDNKHVKTGALKDPLLDDHGDFNRMCEAMKKIGLNDTEKLDLFRVVAGVLHLGNIDFEETGSSSGGCVLKNQCNDSLQYCADLLGLDQDDLRVSLTTRVMLTTAGGAKGTVIKVPLKVEQANNARDALAKAVYSRLFDHVVKRVNQCFPFETSSNFIGVLDIAGFEYFEHNSFEQFCINYCNEKLQQFFNERILKEEQELYQKEGLGVNEVHYVDNQDCIDLVEAKLTGILDILDEENRLPQASDQHFAQAVHSKHKDHFRLTVPRKSKLTVHRTLRDDEGFIIRHFAGAVCYETIRFVEKNNDALHMSLESLVCESKDKFVRELFENSNTSKDSKQKAGKLSFISVGNKFKTQLNLLLEKLRSTGSSFIRCVKPNLKMVSHQFEGALILSQLQCSGMVSVLDLMQGGFPSRAPFHELYNMYKQYMPDKLTRLNPRLFCKALFKALGLNDKDFKFGLTRVFFRPGKFAEFDQIMKSDPDHLAELLKKVNKWLLCSLWKKVQWCCLSVIKLKNKMSYRAVACIKIQKTVRMWLSKKKHKPRIDGMVKVRSLKKHMERFNEVVNGLKEGKQEMAKQVQELAAAIDALLAKIKTTVMTRKEIDTEYQGLVKRSEQLLASMQKKKQEEEERERLKCIEEEMEKERKSREQEEQRRKQEEEERRLKAEMELKRKQEEEDRKKREEEDKAMQAELEIQLAQEREEQAQRAAVLEQERRDRELAMRIAQNEAELITDESQMDAALRRGPQVQATKAAAGVKKYDLSKWKYAELRDVINTSCDIDLLAACREEFHRRLKVYHAWKSKNKKQNDDGSDLRAPKCVTDYAEQNPAPPMTAQHQEVAMNRQQRYFRIPFIRPADQYKDPQNKKKGWWYAHFDGPWIARQMELHPDKRPIVLVAGKDDMEMCELSLEETGLTRKRGAEILPRQFEEIWERCDGIQYLKKAIENKQARPTYATAMLQNLLK, from the exons ATGGAGGATGGGAAGCCAGTGTGGGCGCCCCACCCCACTGACGGGTTCCAGCTGGGCACGATCACTGACATAGGAGCCGACACACTCACCATAGAACCGCTGAACCAAAAGGGCAAG ACTTTTCTTGCTCCGATGAACCAAGTCTTCCCTGCTGAGGATGATGTCAACAAGCATGTAGATGACAACT GTTCCTTAATGTACTTGAATGAAGCCACTCTCCTCAACAATGTTAGAGTGCGGTACAGTAAAGACCACATCTAT ACATATGTGGCAAATATCTTGATAGCTGTTAATCCATACTTTGACATTCCAAAACTGTACGGCCCAGATGCCATCAAGTCATACCAAGGGAAGTCACTGGGCACCCTGCCACCTCACGTCTATGCTATAG cgGACAAAACCTACAGGGACATGAAGGTTTTGAAGATGAGCCAGTCCATCATAGTTTCAGGTGAATCTGGTGCAGGAAAGACTGAAAACACCAAGTTTGTTCTCAG ataTCTGACCACATCATATGGAAGCGGTCAAGACATTGATGAGAGAATTGTTGAAG CAAACCCCCTTCTTGAGGCCTTTGGAAATGCAAAAACAGTCCGAAACAATAACAGCAGTCGCTTTGGGAAGTTTGTAGAAATCCACTTCAACAGCAAG AACGCAGTTGTGGGTGGATTCGTCTCACATTACTTGTTGGAGAAGTCAAGGATTTGCATGCAAAGTAATGAAGAGAGGAACTACCACATCTTCTACAGACTATGTGCGGGAGCATCTGAAGACCTAAAGAAGAAATTACACCTTGACTCTCCAGACAATTTCAGG TACCTGAACCGAGGATGCACCAGATATTTTGCCAGTAAGGACTCCGACAAACAAATCATGCAGAATCGTAAGAGTCCTGAG GACAATAAG CACGTAAAGACGGGCGCTCTAAAGGACCCTCTTCTGGATGACCACGGTGACTTTAACAGGATGTGTGAGGCCATGAAAAAGATTGGTCTGAACGACACAGAGAAGCTGGACCTGTTCAGGGTTGTCGCTGGTGTCCTCCATCTGGGCAACATTGATTTCGAGGAAACAGGCAGCTCTTCGG GTGGTTGTGTCCTAAAGAATCAGTGCAATGACTCTCTTCAGTACTGTGCTGATTTGTTGGGGCTGGATCAGGATGACCTACGCGTCAGCCTCACAACAAGGGTGATGCTCACTACAGCAGGGGGCGCCAAAGGAACAGTTATCAA GGTGCCTCTAAAGGTGGAGCAAGCAAACAATGCCCGCGATGCCCTGGCCAAGGCTGTGTACAGCCGCCTCTTCGATCACGTGGTCAAACGAGTGAACCAGTGCTTCCCCTTCGAGACCTCCTCCAACTTTATTGGAGTGTTGGACATTGCTGGGTTTG AGTATTTTGAGCATAACAGCTTTGAGCAGTTCTGTATCAATTACTGCAATGAGAAACTGCAACAGTTCTTCAACGAACGTATTCTCAAGGAG GAGCAAGAGCTCTATCAAAAGGAAGGGCTGGGTGTGAATGAGGTGCATTATGTTGACAACCAGGACTGCATAG ATCTAGTGGAAGCAAAGCTGACGGGAATCCTGGACATTTTGGATGAAGAGAACCGTCTTCCGCAAGCCAGTGACCAACACTTTGCACAGGCTGTTCACAGCAAGCATAAAGACCACTTCAGACTCACG GTTCCCAGAAAGTCAAAACTGACCGTTCACAGGACTCTCCGAGATGACGAAGGCTTTATCATCAGACACTTTGCTGGAGCAGTCTGCTATGAAACA ATTCGGTTTGTGGAGAAGAATAATGATGCCCTCCACATGTCCTTGGAAAGCTTAGTTTGTGAATCAAAAGACAAATTTGTTCGAGAGCTGTTTGAGAACTCCAACACCTCCAAGGACTCCAAACAGAAGGCGGGGAAGCTCAGCTTCATCAGCGTTGGGAATAAGTTCAAG ACCCAACTGAACCTGCTGCTGGAGAAGCTTCGTAGCACT GGTTCAAGTTTCATCCGCTGTGTAAAACCCAATCTGAAGATGGTCAGCCACCAGTTTGAAGGAGCTCTTATCCTCTCCCAGCTGCAATGCTCAG GAATGGTGTCGGTGTTGGACCTGATGCAGGGGGGCTTCCCCTCCAGGGCTCCTTTCCATGAGCTTTACAACATGTATAAGCAGTATATGCCGGATAAGCTGACACGGCTGAATCCTCGGCTTTTCTGCAAG GCTTTGTTCAAAGCTCTAGGATTGAATGATAAGGACTTCAAGTTTGGACTGACACGGGTGTTCTTCCGCCCCGGAAAG tTTGCCGAGTTCGACCAGATCATGAAGTCCGATCCAGACCACCTCGCAGAGCTGCTGAAGAAAGTCAACAAGTGGCTGTTGTGCAGCCTCTGGAAGAAGGTCCAGTGGTGCTGCTTGTCTGTCATCAAAC ttAAGAACAAGATGAGTTACAGAGCTGTGGCCTGCATCAAGATTCAAAAGACTGTCCGCATGTGGTTGTCTAAGAAGAAGCATAAGCCACG AATCGATGGTATGGTGAAGGTTCGAAGCCTGAAGAAACACATGGAAAGGTTCAATGAGGTGGTGAACGGGctgaaggagggaaaacaggAGATGGCCAAGCAAGTTCAGGAGCTGGCTGCCGCCATAGATGCTCTGTTAGCGAAGATAAAG ACCACAGTGATGACCAGGAAGGAGATCGACACGGAGTATCAGGGACTGGTGAAACGTTCAGAGCAGCTGCTTGCTTCCATGCAAAAGAAGaagcaggaggaagaggagagagagagactgaaatGCATcgaggaggagatggagaaagagagaaagagcaggGAGCAGGAAGAGCAGCGACGCAaacaggaggaagaagagagacGACT GAAAGCAGAGATGgagctgaaaagaaaacaagaggaggaggacagaaaaaagagagaggaagaggacaaGGCTATGCAG GCCGAGCTTGAAATCCAATTGGCTCAGGAACGTGAGGAGCAGGCCCAACGTGCTGCCGTACTCGAGCAGGAGAGAAGAGACAGGGAGTTAGCCATGAGAATTGCTCAGAATGAGGCCGAGCTCATAACTGATGAAAGCCAGATGGATGCAGCCCTTCGCAG AGGTCCTCAGGTGCAGGCAACCaaagctgctgctggtgtgaaaaagtaCGACCTTAGCAAGTGGAAGTATGCTGAGTTGCGAGATGTCATCAACACATCCTGTG ACATTGACCTGCTGGCAGCCTGCAGAGAGGAGTTTCACCGTCGTCTGAAGGTCTATCATGCATGGAAGTCCAAgaacaagaaacaaaatgatGACGGGAGCGATCTGAGGGCTCCTAAATGTGTCACTGACTATG CTGAACAGAACCCAGCTCCTCCGATGACGGCCCAGCATCAAGAGGTAGCCATGAACCGGCAGCAGCGTTATTTCCGCATTCCTTTTATCCGACCCGCTGACCAGTACAAGGATCCCCAGAATAAAAAGAAGGGCTGGTGGTATGCCCACTTTGATGGGCCCTGGATAGCCAGACAAATGGAGCTTCATCCAGACAAACGACCCATCGTGCTGGTCGCAG GCAAAGACGACATGGAGATGTGCGAGCTGAGCCTGGAGGAGACCGGTTTGACCCGGAAGAGAGGGGCGGAGATCCTGCCCAGGCAGTTTGAAGAAATCTGGGAACGCTGTGATGGAATTCAGTACTTGAAGAAAGCCATTGAGAACAAGCAGGCCCGCCCTACATACGCTACCGCCATGCTTCAGAACCTCCTCAAGTGA
- the myo6b gene encoding myosin VIb isoform X1: MEDGKPVWAPHPTDGFQLGTITDIGADTLTIEPLNQKGKTFLAPMNQVFPAEDDVNKHVDDNCSLMYLNEATLLNNVRVRYSKDHIYTYVANILIAVNPYFDIPKLYGPDAIKSYQGKSLGTLPPHVYAIADKTYRDMKVLKMSQSIIVSGESGAGKTENTKFVLRYLTTSYGSGQDIDERIVEANPLLEAFGNAKTVRNNNSSRFGKFVEIHFNSKNAVVGGFVSHYLLEKSRICMQSNEERNYHIFYRLCAGASEDLKKKLHLDSPDNFRYLNRGCTRYFASKDSDKQIMQNRKSPEDNKHVKTGALKDPLLDDHGDFNRMCEAMKKIGLNDTEKLDLFRVVAGVLHLGNIDFEETGSSSGGCVLKNQCNDSLQYCADLLGLDQDDLRVSLTTRVMLTTAGGAKGTVIKVPLKVEQANNARDALAKAVYSRLFDHVVKRVNQCFPFETSSNFIGVLDIAGFEYFEHNSFEQFCINYCNEKLQQFFNERILKEEQELYQKEGLGVNEVHYVDNQDCIDLVEAKLTGILDILDEENRLPQASDQHFAQAVHSKHKDHFRLTVPRKSKLTVHRTLRDDEGFIIRHFAGAVCYETIRFVEKNNDALHMSLESLVCESKDKFVRELFENSNTSKDSKQKAGKLSFISVGNKFKTQLNLLLEKLRSTGSSFIRCVKPNLKMVSHQFEGALILSQLQCSGMVSVLDLMQGGFPSRAPFHELYNMYKQYMPDKLTRLNPRLFCKALFKALGLNDKDFKFGLTRVFFRPGKFAEFDQIMKSDPDHLAELLKKVNKWLLCSLWKKVQWCCLSVIKLKNKMSYRAVACIKIQKTVRMWLSKKKHKPRIDGMVKVRSLKKHMERFNEVVNGLKEGKQEMAKQVQELAAAIDALLAKIKTTVMTRKEIDTEYQGLVKRSEQLLASMQKKKQEEEERERLKCIEEEMEKERKSREQEEQRRKQEEEERRLKAEMELKRKQEEEDRKKREEEDKAMQAELEIQLAQEREEQAQRAAVLEQERRDRELAMRIAQNEAELITDESQMDAALRSDEFFSDLPISSSSARAIGPQVQATKAAAGVKKYDLSKWKYAELRDVINTSCDIDLLAACREEFHRRLKVYHAWKSKNKKQNDDGSDLRAPKCVTDYAEQNPAPPMTAQHQEVAMNRQQRYFRIPFIRPADQYKDPQNKKKGWWYAHFDGPWIARQMELHPDKRPIVLVAGKDDMEMCELSLEETGLTRKRGAEILPRQFEEIWERCDGIQYLKKAIENKQARPTYATAMLQNLLK; this comes from the exons ATGGAGGATGGGAAGCCAGTGTGGGCGCCCCACCCCACTGACGGGTTCCAGCTGGGCACGATCACTGACATAGGAGCCGACACACTCACCATAGAACCGCTGAACCAAAAGGGCAAG ACTTTTCTTGCTCCGATGAACCAAGTCTTCCCTGCTGAGGATGATGTCAACAAGCATGTAGATGACAACT GTTCCTTAATGTACTTGAATGAAGCCACTCTCCTCAACAATGTTAGAGTGCGGTACAGTAAAGACCACATCTAT ACATATGTGGCAAATATCTTGATAGCTGTTAATCCATACTTTGACATTCCAAAACTGTACGGCCCAGATGCCATCAAGTCATACCAAGGGAAGTCACTGGGCACCCTGCCACCTCACGTCTATGCTATAG cgGACAAAACCTACAGGGACATGAAGGTTTTGAAGATGAGCCAGTCCATCATAGTTTCAGGTGAATCTGGTGCAGGAAAGACTGAAAACACCAAGTTTGTTCTCAG ataTCTGACCACATCATATGGAAGCGGTCAAGACATTGATGAGAGAATTGTTGAAG CAAACCCCCTTCTTGAGGCCTTTGGAAATGCAAAAACAGTCCGAAACAATAACAGCAGTCGCTTTGGGAAGTTTGTAGAAATCCACTTCAACAGCAAG AACGCAGTTGTGGGTGGATTCGTCTCACATTACTTGTTGGAGAAGTCAAGGATTTGCATGCAAAGTAATGAAGAGAGGAACTACCACATCTTCTACAGACTATGTGCGGGAGCATCTGAAGACCTAAAGAAGAAATTACACCTTGACTCTCCAGACAATTTCAGG TACCTGAACCGAGGATGCACCAGATATTTTGCCAGTAAGGACTCCGACAAACAAATCATGCAGAATCGTAAGAGTCCTGAG GACAATAAG CACGTAAAGACGGGCGCTCTAAAGGACCCTCTTCTGGATGACCACGGTGACTTTAACAGGATGTGTGAGGCCATGAAAAAGATTGGTCTGAACGACACAGAGAAGCTGGACCTGTTCAGGGTTGTCGCTGGTGTCCTCCATCTGGGCAACATTGATTTCGAGGAAACAGGCAGCTCTTCGG GTGGTTGTGTCCTAAAGAATCAGTGCAATGACTCTCTTCAGTACTGTGCTGATTTGTTGGGGCTGGATCAGGATGACCTACGCGTCAGCCTCACAACAAGGGTGATGCTCACTACAGCAGGGGGCGCCAAAGGAACAGTTATCAA GGTGCCTCTAAAGGTGGAGCAAGCAAACAATGCCCGCGATGCCCTGGCCAAGGCTGTGTACAGCCGCCTCTTCGATCACGTGGTCAAACGAGTGAACCAGTGCTTCCCCTTCGAGACCTCCTCCAACTTTATTGGAGTGTTGGACATTGCTGGGTTTG AGTATTTTGAGCATAACAGCTTTGAGCAGTTCTGTATCAATTACTGCAATGAGAAACTGCAACAGTTCTTCAACGAACGTATTCTCAAGGAG GAGCAAGAGCTCTATCAAAAGGAAGGGCTGGGTGTGAATGAGGTGCATTATGTTGACAACCAGGACTGCATAG ATCTAGTGGAAGCAAAGCTGACGGGAATCCTGGACATTTTGGATGAAGAGAACCGTCTTCCGCAAGCCAGTGACCAACACTTTGCACAGGCTGTTCACAGCAAGCATAAAGACCACTTCAGACTCACG GTTCCCAGAAAGTCAAAACTGACCGTTCACAGGACTCTCCGAGATGACGAAGGCTTTATCATCAGACACTTTGCTGGAGCAGTCTGCTATGAAACA ATTCGGTTTGTGGAGAAGAATAATGATGCCCTCCACATGTCCTTGGAAAGCTTAGTTTGTGAATCAAAAGACAAATTTGTTCGAGAGCTGTTTGAGAACTCCAACACCTCCAAGGACTCCAAACAGAAGGCGGGGAAGCTCAGCTTCATCAGCGTTGGGAATAAGTTCAAG ACCCAACTGAACCTGCTGCTGGAGAAGCTTCGTAGCACT GGTTCAAGTTTCATCCGCTGTGTAAAACCCAATCTGAAGATGGTCAGCCACCAGTTTGAAGGAGCTCTTATCCTCTCCCAGCTGCAATGCTCAG GAATGGTGTCGGTGTTGGACCTGATGCAGGGGGGCTTCCCCTCCAGGGCTCCTTTCCATGAGCTTTACAACATGTATAAGCAGTATATGCCGGATAAGCTGACACGGCTGAATCCTCGGCTTTTCTGCAAG GCTTTGTTCAAAGCTCTAGGATTGAATGATAAGGACTTCAAGTTTGGACTGACACGGGTGTTCTTCCGCCCCGGAAAG tTTGCCGAGTTCGACCAGATCATGAAGTCCGATCCAGACCACCTCGCAGAGCTGCTGAAGAAAGTCAACAAGTGGCTGTTGTGCAGCCTCTGGAAGAAGGTCCAGTGGTGCTGCTTGTCTGTCATCAAAC ttAAGAACAAGATGAGTTACAGAGCTGTGGCCTGCATCAAGATTCAAAAGACTGTCCGCATGTGGTTGTCTAAGAAGAAGCATAAGCCACG AATCGATGGTATGGTGAAGGTTCGAAGCCTGAAGAAACACATGGAAAGGTTCAATGAGGTGGTGAACGGGctgaaggagggaaaacaggAGATGGCCAAGCAAGTTCAGGAGCTGGCTGCCGCCATAGATGCTCTGTTAGCGAAGATAAAG ACCACAGTGATGACCAGGAAGGAGATCGACACGGAGTATCAGGGACTGGTGAAACGTTCAGAGCAGCTGCTTGCTTCCATGCAAAAGAAGaagcaggaggaagaggagagagagagactgaaatGCATcgaggaggagatggagaaagagagaaagagcaggGAGCAGGAAGAGCAGCGACGCAaacaggaggaagaagagagacGACT GAAAGCAGAGATGgagctgaaaagaaaacaagaggaggaggacagaaaaaagagagaggaagaggacaaGGCTATGCAG GCCGAGCTTGAAATCCAATTGGCTCAGGAACGTGAGGAGCAGGCCCAACGTGCTGCCGTACTCGAGCAGGAGAGAAGAGACAGGGAGTTAGCCATGAGAATTGCTCAGAATGAGGCCGAGCTCATAACTGATGAAAGCCAGATGGATGCAGCCCTTCGCAG TGATGAGTTTTTTTCAGATCTTCCTATCTCTTCATCCTCAGCCAGAGCCAT AGGTCCTCAGGTGCAGGCAACCaaagctgctgctggtgtgaaaaagtaCGACCTTAGCAAGTGGAAGTATGCTGAGTTGCGAGATGTCATCAACACATCCTGTG ACATTGACCTGCTGGCAGCCTGCAGAGAGGAGTTTCACCGTCGTCTGAAGGTCTATCATGCATGGAAGTCCAAgaacaagaaacaaaatgatGACGGGAGCGATCTGAGGGCTCCTAAATGTGTCACTGACTATG CTGAACAGAACCCAGCTCCTCCGATGACGGCCCAGCATCAAGAGGTAGCCATGAACCGGCAGCAGCGTTATTTCCGCATTCCTTTTATCCGACCCGCTGACCAGTACAAGGATCCCCAGAATAAAAAGAAGGGCTGGTGGTATGCCCACTTTGATGGGCCCTGGATAGCCAGACAAATGGAGCTTCATCCAGACAAACGACCCATCGTGCTGGTCGCAG GCAAAGACGACATGGAGATGTGCGAGCTGAGCCTGGAGGAGACCGGTTTGACCCGGAAGAGAGGGGCGGAGATCCTGCCCAGGCAGTTTGAAGAAATCTGGGAACGCTGTGATGGAATTCAGTACTTGAAGAAAGCCATTGAGAACAAGCAGGCCCGCCCTACATACGCTACCGCCATGCTTCAGAACCTCCTCAAGTGA